A single genomic interval of Lathyrus oleraceus cultivar Zhongwan6 chromosome 7, CAAS_Psat_ZW6_1.0, whole genome shotgun sequence harbors:
- the LOC127102824 gene encoding uncharacterized protein LOC127102824: MDGLGTFCDIETAELKILLRARRRKARLELSESAPIVSESEKEEAISVHSEDSEVVSEPMTEPQGEAPPPPAERLFGDYGGANAPTGRLTIVNQPKEGESLGDAYKRFKRLLVACPTHNMEIKENEVVSEKVTVSEPVAKEKVSESKPVVKLPFPTRNKKKENHEKNFEKFLEMFKKLEINILFLEALEKMPSYAKFMKDIISKKRSIDTDFIVLTETCSAILQGMKIPIKKKDRGSVTIPCTIGDRSFKKALIDLGASVSLMPLSIYKRLGIGKVQDTRMTLQFADHSMKRPCGVVEDVLVKIDKFVFPVDFVILEMPED, encoded by the exons ATGGACGGACTAGGCACATTTTGCGATATTGAAACCGCTG aactCAAAATATTATTGCGTGCAAGACGACGAAAAGCTAGGTTGGAACTTTCAGAATCAGCACCTATTGTTTCTGAGTCCGAAAAAGAAGAAGCTATTTCTGTTCATTCCGAAGACTCCGAAGTTGTTTCTGAACCTATGACTGAACCACAGGGTGAAGCCCCACCACCTCCGGCAGAGAGACTTTTTGGTGACTATGGGGGTGCAAATGCTCCTACTGGAAGGTTAACAATTGTGAACCAACCG AAAGAAGGAGAGTCACTCGGAGACGCTTACAAGCGGTTCAAGCGGttgttggttgcatgtcctacacataacATGGAGATAAAAGAGAATGAAGTTGTTAGTGAGAAGGTGACAGTATCTGAACCGGTAGCTAAAGAAAAAGTTAGTGAATCCAAGCCGGTTGTTAAACTCCCGTTTccaacaagaaataagaagaagGAGAACCATGAGAAGAACTTTGAAAAGTTCTTGGAgatgttcaaaaagcttgaaaTCAACATTCTGTTCTTGGAGGCACTTGAGAAAATGCCCTCTTATGCTAAATTTATGAAAGACATTATTTCAAAAAAGAGGAGCATTGACACTGACTTTATTGTACTAACCGAAACTTGcagtgctattttgcagggtatgaagatccCGATAAAGAAAAAAGATCGAGGCTCGGTGACTATCCCTTGCACTATCGGGGATAGATCGTTCAAGAAGGCCCTTATAGACTTGGGGGCAAGTGTGAGCCTCATGCCTTTATCCATTTACAAGAGGTTGGGGATTGGAAAGGTACAGGATACCCGAATGACgcttcaatttgctgaccactctaTGAAGAGACCTTGTGGAGTGGTGGAAGACGTTcttgtgaagattgataagtttgtcTTCCCGGTAGACTTTGTGATCTTAGAAATGCCGGAAGATTAA